In one Oscillospiraceae bacterium genomic region, the following are encoded:
- a CDS encoding recombinase: MRVWRAAAYIRLSREDGGDVSRSVVNQEKIIREYLARRLAGCAQLAEVFVDDGRSGTDDGRPAFRALLECLARGGADCVICKSLSRMFRNYADQGRYLEEVFPRLGVRFISVSGPHVDTYDDPAAVTGLEVPINGILNDRYAAKTSEDVRRTFETKRRRGEFIGAFAPYGYAKDPADKNRLVPDPGAAEVVRLMGRWALAGEGAAAIARRLNAMGMPNPARYKREQGLRYQGPHTAENGGLWWPKTVREILRSPVYAGDMVQGRERTVSYKIHDRVRQPEEAWCVVRDTHEPLFSRADWARIQALLGRRAQAPAGGGPPALLAGLVRCGGCGRAMRRSSSRGTVYYACRAYREQAACTGHRIQGDALEAAVCAAVRAELELLDGGTLRASPREAQTPSALLAGRRAELARLLRLSDGLYADWKEGTLTREEYGRLKADFAARRAAVEAGIALLERAGEEQAVGPSLPPGPDRGLLAALVEGVRVFEGGRIEVAFRFRDPRRGAPGVGAVAPVAPAGP; the protein is encoded by the coding sequence ATGAGGGTGTGGCGGGCGGCGGCCTACATCCGCCTGAGCCGGGAGGACGGCGGCGACGTGAGCCGCAGCGTGGTCAACCAGGAGAAGATCATCCGGGAGTACCTGGCGCGGCGGCTGGCCGGGTGCGCGCAGCTGGCGGAGGTCTTTGTGGACGACGGGCGCAGCGGCACCGACGACGGCCGCCCCGCCTTCCGGGCCCTGCTGGAGTGCCTGGCGCGGGGCGGGGCGGACTGCGTGATCTGCAAGAGCCTCTCCCGCATGTTCCGCAACTACGCCGACCAGGGGCGCTACCTGGAGGAGGTGTTCCCCCGGCTGGGGGTGCGGTTCATCTCGGTGTCCGGCCCCCACGTGGACACCTACGACGACCCCGCCGCCGTCACCGGGCTGGAGGTGCCCATCAACGGCATCCTCAACGACCGCTACGCCGCCAAGACCTCGGAGGACGTGCGCCGCACCTTTGAGACGAAGCGGCGGCGGGGGGAGTTCATCGGCGCCTTCGCCCCCTACGGCTACGCCAAGGACCCGGCGGACAAAAACCGCCTGGTGCCCGACCCGGGGGCGGCGGAGGTGGTGCGCCTCATGGGGCGCTGGGCCCTGGCGGGGGAGGGGGCGGCGGCCATTGCCCGGCGGCTCAACGCCATGGGGATGCCCAACCCGGCCCGGTACAAGCGGGAGCAGGGCTTGCGCTACCAGGGGCCCCACACGGCGGAGAACGGGGGCCTGTGGTGGCCCAAGACGGTGCGGGAGATCCTGCGCAGCCCGGTGTACGCCGGGGACATGGTCCAGGGGCGGGAGCGCACGGTGAGCTACAAGATCCACGACCGGGTGCGCCAGCCGGAGGAGGCCTGGTGCGTGGTGCGTGACACCCACGAGCCCCTCTTTTCGCGGGCGGACTGGGCGCGCATACAGGCCCTGCTGGGGCGGCGGGCCCAGGCCCCAGCGGGGGGAGGGCCGCCCGCCCTCCTGGCGGGGCTGGTGAGGTGCGGGGGCTGCGGGCGGGCCATGCGGCGCAGCAGCTCCCGGGGCACGGTGTACTACGCCTGCCGGGCCTACCGGGAGCAGGCCGCCTGTACCGGGCACCGCATCCAGGGGGACGCGCTGGAGGCGGCGGTGTGCGCCGCCGTGCGCGCCGAGCTGGAGCTGCTGGACGGCGGGACGCTGCGGGCGTCCCCGCGGGAGGCGCAAACGCCCTCCGCCCTGCTGGCGGGGCGCCGGGCGGAGCTGGCCAGGCTGCTGCGGCTCAGCGACGGGCTGTACGCCGACTGGAAGGAGGGGACCCTCACCCGGGAGGAGTACGGCAGGCTCAAGGCGGACTTCGCCGCCCGCCGCGCCGCCGTGGAGGCGGGGATCGCCCTGCTGGAGCGGGCCGGGGAGGAGCAGGCCGTCGGTCCCAGCCTGCCGCCCGGGCCGGACCGGGGCCTGCTCGCCGCCCTGGTGGAGGGCGTGCGCGTGTTCGAGGGGGGCAGAATCGAGGTGGCGTTCCGCTTCCGGGATCCCCGGCGCGGCGCGCCGGGGGTTGGAGCGGTGGCTCCGGTTGCCCCGGCCGGTCCCTGA
- the glpA_2 gene encoding FAD/NAD(P)-binding oxidoreductase: MDLDVAVIGGGLLGCFAARELGRYRLRTAVLEAREDVCTGISRANTAVVYAGYDQRPGTLKAAMCVRAAAGFGALCGELGVRWKGCGSLMVCFGPKGRRSLERKLAQGLQNGVEGLRLLGREEALALEPNLSPAVEAGLWAPSAGTVLPWELCYAAAENAAANGARFCFNAPVTGLERAGEGWRLTAGDSVHTARSVVNCAGLSAAEVRDLACPPAWRIAPTRGEYFVLDPAEEGLVGRVVFCEPEEGKGFTLVPTVGGALLAGPTEAEAGGPGDARTTRSGQRALLEWAALALPGLPAGRIIRSFGAVRPNPRSVGDAGADLRGFVIDEGAPGLLSFVGIKTPGLTCARELGEYAARWAAGRLGAAENPDFNPRRTPPLRMADLSPGARAQAVARNPAYGAILCPCCTVSEGEVLDALAADPPAVTLDGVKRRTGAGLGRCQGARCGCAGLELLSRRLGVPPDRVTAAGPGTRLLAP, from the coding sequence ATGGACTTGGACGTGGCGGTGATCGGCGGGGGGCTGCTGGGCTGCTTCGCCGCCCGGGAGCTGGGGCGCTACCGGCTGCGCACGGCGGTGCTGGAGGCCCGGGAGGACGTGTGCACCGGGATCAGCCGGGCCAACACCGCCGTGGTGTACGCCGGGTACGACCAGCGCCCCGGCACCCTGAAGGCGGCCATGTGCGTCCGGGCGGCGGCGGGCTTCGGCGCGCTGTGCGGGGAGCTGGGGGTGCGCTGGAAGGGCTGCGGCTCCCTGATGGTCTGCTTCGGCCCCAAGGGGCGGCGGTCGCTGGAGCGCAAGCTGGCGCAGGGCCTGCAAAACGGGGTGGAGGGCCTGCGCCTGCTGGGGCGGGAGGAGGCGCTGGCCCTGGAGCCCAACCTGTCCCCGGCGGTGGAGGCCGGGCTTTGGGCGCCCAGCGCCGGGACGGTGCTGCCCTGGGAACTGTGCTACGCCGCCGCCGAGAACGCGGCGGCCAACGGGGCGCGCTTCTGCTTCAACGCCCCGGTCACCGGCCTGGAGCGGGCCGGGGAGGGCTGGCGGCTCACCGCCGGGGACAGCGTGCACACCGCGCGCTCGGTGGTCAACTGCGCCGGGCTGTCCGCCGCCGAAGTGCGGGATCTGGCCTGCCCGCCCGCCTGGCGCATCGCGCCCACGCGGGGGGAGTACTTCGTGCTGGATCCGGCGGAGGAGGGCCTGGTGGGCCGGGTGGTGTTCTGCGAGCCGGAGGAGGGCAAGGGTTTCACGCTGGTGCCCACGGTGGGGGGCGCCCTGCTGGCCGGGCCCACCGAGGCGGAGGCCGGGGGGCCCGGGGACGCGCGCACCACCCGGTCCGGGCAGCGGGCCCTGCTGGAGTGGGCGGCGCTGGCCCTGCCCGGCCTGCCCGCCGGGCGGATCATCCGCTCCTTCGGCGCGGTGCGGCCCAACCCCCGTTCGGTGGGGGACGCGGGGGCCGACCTGCGGGGCTTCGTCATCGACGAGGGCGCGCCGGGGCTGCTGAGCTTCGTGGGGATTAAGACCCCGGGCCTCACCTGCGCCCGGGAGCTGGGGGAGTACGCCGCCCGCTGGGCGGCGGGGCGGCTGGGGGCGGCGGAGAACCCGGACTTCAACCCCCGCCGCACACCGCCCCTGCGTATGGCGGATCTCTCCCCCGGGGCGCGGGCGCAGGCGGTGGCGCGCAACCCGGCCTACGGGGCGATTCTCTGCCCCTGCTGCACCGTGTCCGAGGGGGAGGTGCTGGACGCGCTGGCGGCCGATCCCCCGGCGGTGACCCTGGACGGCGTAAAGCGCCGCACGGGGGCTGGCCTGGGCCGCTGCCAGGGGGCGCGCTGCGGCTGCGCCGGGCTGGAGCTGCTCTCCCGCAGGCTGGGCGTCCCCCCGGACCGGGTGACTGCCGCGGGGCCGGGCACCCGGCTGTTGGCGCCGTAG
- the ansB gene encoding aspartate ammonia-lyase yields the protein MTELQHRAAHGGPYRSEHDSIGERSVPKDVYYGVQSLRATENFHITGLTMHPEIINSIAEIKKASAITNYEIGLLDKKVADAIVRACDEIVDGKLHDEFIVDPIQGGAGTSLNMNANEVIANRAIELLGGEKGDYSLVNPNDHVNYGQSTNDVFPSAGKMAVLKLLVRAQIQLERLYDALVAKSEEFDDVIKMGRTQMQDAVPIRLGQEFRAYSEAIRRDITRFENAKDEMRRLNMGGTAIGTGINADEQYLKRIVPNLSKVSGLSLIQAFNLIDATQNLDEFVAVSGAVKTCAVNLSKMSNDLRLLSSGPRCGFNEINLPPRQNGSSIMPGKVNPVIPEVVNQVAFNIMGNDFTITMAAEAGQLELNAFEPIIFWNLTHAVEFLTYAVNTLVDNCVLGITANRERCKSMVDSSVGTITALCPHIGYEAAAVIAKKAIDTGAPVRELILEAGLLDEAALDKILDPFSMTEPGISAKELLD from the coding sequence ATGACGGAGCTGCAGCATAGGGCGGCGCACGGGGGGCCCTACCGTTCGGAGCACGATTCCATCGGCGAGCGGTCGGTGCCCAAGGACGTGTACTACGGCGTACAGTCCCTGCGGGCCACGGAGAATTTCCACATCACGGGTCTGACCATGCACCCGGAGATCATCAACTCCATCGCGGAGATCAAGAAGGCCTCGGCCATCACCAACTATGAAATCGGCCTGCTGGATAAGAAGGTGGCGGACGCCATCGTCCGGGCCTGCGACGAGATCGTGGACGGCAAGCTCCACGACGAGTTCATCGTGGACCCCATCCAGGGCGGCGCGGGCACCAGCCTGAACATGAACGCCAACGAGGTCATCGCCAACCGGGCCATCGAGCTGCTGGGGGGCGAGAAGGGGGACTACTCCCTGGTCAACCCCAACGACCACGTGAACTACGGCCAGTCCACCAACGACGTGTTCCCCTCCGCGGGCAAGATGGCGGTGCTCAAGCTGCTGGTACGGGCGCAGATCCAGCTGGAGCGGCTGTACGACGCGCTGGTGGCCAAGTCCGAGGAGTTCGACGACGTGATCAAGATGGGCCGCACCCAGATGCAGGACGCGGTGCCCATCCGCCTGGGGCAGGAGTTCCGCGCGTACAGCGAGGCCATCCGCCGGGACATCACCCGCTTCGAGAACGCCAAGGACGAGATGCGCCGCCTGAACATGGGCGGCACGGCCATCGGCACGGGCATCAACGCGGACGAGCAGTACTTAAAGCGCATCGTGCCCAATTTGTCCAAGGTCTCCGGCCTGAGCCTGATCCAGGCCTTCAACCTCATCGACGCCACCCAGAACCTGGACGAGTTCGTGGCCGTGTCCGGCGCGGTCAAGACCTGCGCCGTCAACCTGTCCAAGATGTCCAACGATCTGCGGCTGCTCTCCTCCGGCCCCCGCTGCGGCTTTAATGAGATCAACCTCCCGCCCCGGCAGAACGGCTCCTCCATCATGCCGGGCAAGGTCAACCCGGTCATCCCCGAGGTGGTCAACCAGGTGGCCTTCAACATCATGGGCAACGACTTCACCATCACCATGGCCGCCGAGGCCGGGCAGCTGGAGCTCAACGCCTTCGAGCCCATCATCTTCTGGAACCTGACCCACGCGGTGGAGTTTTTGACCTACGCCGTGAACACCCTGGTGGACAACTGCGTGCTGGGCATCACGGCCAACCGGGAGCGGTGCAAGTCCATGGTGGATTCCAGCGTGGGCACCATCACCGCCCTGTGCCCCCACATCGGGTACGAGGCGGCGGCCGTCATCGCCAAAAAGGCCATCGACACCGGGGCCCCGGTGCGGGAGCTGATTCTGGAGGCGGGATTGCTGGACGAGGCCGCCCTGGACAAGATCCTGGACCCCTTCTCCATGACAGAGCCGGGCATTTCGGCCAAGGAGCTGCTGGATTAA
- a CDS encoding radical SAM protein, translating to MEYIPAKHLVIRNKSTAWFGTDHTVNIYRGCCHGCLYCDSRSDCYRIEGFDTVRAKENALEIIRDDLRRKTRPGIVGMGSMSDPYNPFEEELRLTRHALELLDAFQFGVGIATKSDLIARDIDVLGLMQEHVPVICKLTVTTTDEALAAKVEPRAPSPARRLEAVRKLSRAGIFTGVLLMPVLPFLEDSTANVLSVAEAAAQAGAKFVYPAFGMTMRDGQRAHYLAGLEAAFPGQGLSERYLRQYGARYECPSPRAKQLWGAFTRRCGELGLLYRMEQIVGAYQRGYGDRQLSFFDL from the coding sequence ATGGAGTATATCCCGGCCAAGCACCTGGTGATCCGCAACAAGAGCACGGCGTGGTTCGGCACCGACCACACCGTAAATATCTACCGGGGCTGCTGCCACGGCTGCCTGTACTGCGACTCCCGCAGCGACTGCTACCGCATCGAGGGCTTCGACACGGTGCGCGCCAAGGAAAACGCCCTGGAGATTATCCGGGACGACCTGCGGCGCAAGACGCGCCCGGGCATCGTGGGCATGGGCTCCATGTCCGACCCCTACAACCCCTTCGAGGAGGAGCTCCGGCTCACCCGCCACGCCCTGGAGCTGCTGGACGCCTTCCAGTTCGGGGTGGGCATCGCCACCAAGAGCGACCTCATTGCCCGGGACATCGACGTGCTGGGCCTGATGCAAGAGCACGTGCCGGTGATCTGCAAGCTGACCGTGACCACCACCGACGAGGCCCTGGCCGCCAAGGTGGAGCCCCGCGCGCCCTCCCCCGCCCGGCGGCTGGAGGCGGTGCGCAAGCTGTCCCGGGCGGGGATCTTCACCGGCGTGCTGTTGATGCCGGTGCTCCCCTTTCTGGAGGACAGCACGGCTAACGTGCTGAGCGTGGCGGAGGCCGCGGCGCAGGCGGGGGCGAAGTTCGTCTACCCCGCCTTCGGCATGACCATGCGGGACGGCCAGCGCGCCCACTACCTGGCGGGGCTGGAGGCCGCCTTCCCCGGCCAGGGCCTGTCCGAACGCTACCTGCGGCAGTACGGGGCGCGGTACGAGTGCCCCAGCCCCCGGGCGAAGCAGCTATGGGGCGCGTTTACCCGGCGGTGCGGGGAGCTGGGCCTCCTCTACCGCATGGAGCAAATCGTGGGGGCCTACCAGCGGGGCTACGGGGACAGGCAGCTGAGCTTTTTCGACCTGTGA
- a CDS encoding DNA-directed RNA polymerase sigma-70 factor, with product METLKADRALAARAMEDYGDMVLRLACQRLGSVADAEDTAQEVFLSLMGQREFQGEEHLRRWLVRVTLNKCSNLAASAWWRRTAPLCEGLPALAPEEREALEEVRALPPKDRDVIYLHYYEGYTIAEIADLVGEKPNTVGARLTRARKKLKILLEEAQSHG from the coding sequence TTGGAGACGTTGAAGGCGGACCGGGCGCTGGCGGCGCGGGCCATGGAGGACTACGGCGACATGGTGCTGCGCCTGGCCTGCCAGCGGCTGGGGAGCGTGGCGGACGCGGAGGACACGGCCCAGGAGGTCTTTTTGAGCCTGATGGGCCAGCGGGAGTTCCAGGGCGAGGAGCACCTGCGGCGCTGGCTGGTGCGGGTGACGCTGAACAAGTGCAGCAATTTGGCGGCCTCGGCCTGGTGGCGGCGCACCGCGCCGCTGTGCGAGGGCCTGCCCGCCCTGGCGCCGGAGGAGCGGGAGGCCCTGGAGGAGGTGCGCGCCCTGCCGCCGAAGGACCGGGACGTGATTTACCTGCACTACTACGAGGGATACACCATCGCGGAGATCGCGGATCTGGTGGGGGAGAAGCCCAACACGGTGGGGGCCCGGCTGACCCGGGCGCGGAAAAAGCTGAAAATCCTGCTGGAGGAGGCGCAGAGCCATGGGTAA
- the ykcG gene encoding glycosyl transferase yields MKDVLYIVVPCYNEEAVLPETARRLRDKLEGLAAAGKISDASRVLFVNDGSRDRTWELIEGLHRQCPIFSGVDLSRNRGHQNALLAGLMTAAERCDMAISMDADLQDDVDAVDAMVDKFHEGCDIVYGVRSSREKDTFFKRFTAEGFYRVMSFMGADTVFNHADYRLMSRRALEGLAQFKEVNLFLRGIVPMIGYNTGTVEYERGERFAGESKYPLKKMLSFAMEGITSLSTKPIRYITGLGVLIFLVSIAMLIYSVVRWAHGATVVGWASVICSVWAIGGLILLSLGIIGEYIGKIYLESKGRPRFLIREVLEADDGQAV; encoded by the coding sequence TTGAAGGACGTTTTATATATCGTGGTGCCCTGCTACAACGAGGAGGCCGTGCTGCCCGAGACGGCCCGGCGCCTGCGGGACAAGCTGGAGGGCCTGGCGGCGGCGGGGAAGATCTCGGACGCAAGCCGGGTGCTCTTTGTAAACGACGGCTCCAGGGACCGCACCTGGGAGCTGATTGAGGGGCTGCACCGGCAGTGCCCAATTTTCTCCGGCGTGGACCTCTCCCGCAACCGGGGCCACCAGAACGCCCTGCTGGCGGGGCTGATGACCGCCGCGGAGCGCTGCGACATGGCCATCTCCATGGACGCCGACCTCCAGGACGACGTGGACGCGGTGGACGCCATGGTGGACAAGTTCCACGAGGGCTGCGACATCGTCTACGGCGTGCGCTCCAGCCGGGAGAAGGACACCTTCTTCAAGCGCTTCACCGCCGAGGGCTTCTACCGTGTGATGAGCTTCATGGGGGCGGACACGGTGTTCAACCACGCCGACTACCGCCTCATGTCCCGCCGGGCGCTGGAGGGGCTGGCCCAATTTAAGGAGGTCAATCTCTTCCTCCGGGGCATCGTGCCCATGATCGGCTACAACACCGGCACGGTGGAGTACGAGCGGGGGGAGCGCTTCGCCGGGGAGAGCAAGTACCCCCTGAAAAAGATGCTCTCCTTCGCCATGGAGGGCATCACCAGCCTGTCCACCAAGCCCATCCGGTACATCACCGGACTGGGCGTGCTGATCTTCCTGGTGTCCATCGCCATGCTCATCTACTCCGTGGTGCGCTGGGCCCACGGGGCCACGGTGGTGGGCTGGGCCAGCGTGATCTGCTCGGTGTGGGCCATCGGGGGGCTGATCCTGCTCTCCCTGGGCATCATCGGGGAGTATATCGGAAAGATCTACCTGGAGAGCAAGGGCAGGCCCCGGTTCCTGATCCGGGAGGTGCTGGAGGCGGACGATGGCCAGGCTGTTTGA
- the sigF gene encoding RNA polymerase sigma-F factor, giving the protein MSVADTPEVLDAARRGDNDACARLMEENAGLIWSIVRRYYGRGVDPEDLYQLGCLGFLKAVRGFDPAFGCQFSTYAVPKIAGEIRRFLRDDGAVKVSRGLKERAGSIRSARERLALDLGREPTLSELAEETGLEAEEIAAAEDANRPVASLQMETGDGLTLESVLGTDGMEERVVEQVALRAAIDTLPERERAVVLLRFFKNLTQDRTARVLGVSQVQVSRIERKAMEHLRRKLEE; this is encoded by the coding sequence GTGAGTGTAGCGGACACCCCCGAAGTGCTGGACGCGGCCCGCCGCGGGGACAACGACGCCTGCGCCCGGCTGATGGAGGAGAACGCGGGGCTCATCTGGAGCATCGTGCGCCGGTATTACGGCCGGGGCGTGGATCCGGAGGACCTCTACCAGCTGGGCTGCCTGGGCTTTCTCAAGGCGGTGCGGGGCTTCGACCCCGCCTTCGGCTGCCAGTTCTCCACCTACGCCGTGCCCAAGATCGCCGGGGAAATCCGCCGCTTCCTGCGGGACGACGGGGCGGTGAAGGTGAGCCGGGGGCTGAAGGAGCGGGCGGGATCCATCCGCTCGGCCCGGGAGCGGCTGGCCCTGGATCTGGGGCGGGAGCCCACCCTCTCGGAGCTGGCGGAGGAGACCGGGCTGGAGGCGGAGGAGATCGCCGCCGCCGAGGACGCCAACCGCCCGGTGGCCTCCCTCCAGATGGAGACGGGGGACGGCCTGACCCTGGAGAGCGTGCTGGGCACCGACGGCATGGAGGAGCGGGTGGTGGAGCAGGTGGCGCTGCGCGCCGCCATCGACACCCTGCCCGAGCGGGAGCGGGCGGTGGTGCTGCTGCGCTTTTTCAAGAACCTGACCCAGGACCGCACGGCCCGCGTGCTGGGGGTGAGCCAGGTGCAGGTCTCCCGCATCGAGCGCAAGGCCATGGAGCACCTGCGGCGAAAGCTGGAGGAATAG
- the spoIIAB gene encoding anti-sigma F factor → MKKEVLNEAAITFVSRSANEGFARTAAACFAAQLDPTLDEVNDIKTAVSEAVTNCIVHAYPDRLGKVSLKMRLLADNSLEITVRDWGVGIGDVEQARTPLFTTGSEERSGMGFTIMESFMDNLKIRSIPGKGTTVVLCKRISRRLGGLA, encoded by the coding sequence ATGAAAAAAGAAGTGCTCAACGAGGCGGCGATCACCTTTGTCAGCCGCTCGGCCAACGAGGGCTTTGCCCGCACGGCGGCGGCCTGCTTCGCGGCCCAGCTGGACCCCACCCTGGACGAGGTGAACGACATCAAGACGGCGGTCAGCGAGGCGGTGACCAACTGCATCGTCCACGCCTACCCGGACAGGCTGGGCAAGGTGAGCCTGAAAATGAGGCTGCTGGCGGACAACAGCCTGGAGATTACCGTCCGGGACTGGGGCGTGGGCATCGGAGACGTGGAACAGGCCCGCACCCCCCTCTTCACCACCGGCAGCGAGGAGCGCTCCGGCATGGGCTTCACCATCATGGAGAGCTTTATGGACAACCTGAAAATCCGCTCCATTCCCGGAAAGGGGACCACCGTGGTGCTCTGCAAGCGCATCTCCCGCCGCCTGGGAGGGCTGGCGTGA
- a CDS encoding anti-sigma factor antagonist encodes MAVTCTGEDRALTLHLSGEVDHHGAREMMAELERCVDAALPRSLTLDLGGVSFMDSSGIAVLLRAYKRLGELGGSVRVTNVPAQAARVLKAAGLNRLMKFE; translated from the coding sequence ATGGCAGTGACCTGTACGGGGGAGGACCGGGCGCTGACGCTGCACCTGTCCGGCGAGGTGGACCACCACGGGGCCAGGGAGATGATGGCGGAGCTGGAGCGCTGCGTGGACGCGGCGCTGCCCCGCTCACTGACGCTGGATCTGGGGGGCGTGAGCTTTATGGACAGCTCGGGCATCGCGGTGCTGCTGCGGGCCTATAAGCGGCTGGGCGAGCTGGGCGGTTCGGTGCGCGTGACCAACGTGCCCGCCCAGGCGGCGCGGGTGCTGAAGGCCGCGGGGCTCAACCGGCTGATGAAGTTTGAATAG
- a CDS encoding transcriptional regulator — MKIDRLIGIITVLLQREKVTAAYLAQRFEVSKRTISRDVEDICRAGVPVVTLQGANGGITLADGYRIDKTVFTQEELRDIFTGLAGLDSVAQDRNYRGIAEKFGKSGLDAGGHILIDLSSHYKDTLAPKIEAIRRAIDGGTKIGFSYCSAGGEREVVLEPCLIVFQWSNWYVLGYDGARAAFRLFKLNRLWGLRSTQEPFEAREIPEEALDFHGRFSEKIRAVILFDGRVKYRLVEEYGPDCYETLPDGRLRVALPFTDREYLITWVLGFGDRAELLEPRALRGELRARLEKSLNFYAE; from the coding sequence ATGAAAATCGACAGGCTGATCGGCATCATCACGGTGCTGTTACAGCGGGAAAAAGTGACCGCCGCCTATCTGGCCCAGCGCTTTGAGGTGTCCAAGCGCACCATCAGCCGGGACGTGGAGGATATTTGCCGGGCGGGCGTCCCGGTGGTCACCCTCCAGGGGGCCAACGGCGGGATCACCCTGGCCGACGGGTACAGGATCGACAAGACCGTCTTTACCCAGGAGGAGCTGCGGGATATTTTCACCGGGCTGGCCGGGCTGGACAGCGTGGCGCAGGACAGGAACTACCGCGGCATCGCCGAAAAGTTCGGGAAAAGCGGGCTGGACGCGGGGGGCCACATCCTGATCGACCTCTCCTCCCACTATAAGGACACCCTGGCCCCCAAGATTGAGGCCATCCGGCGGGCCATCGACGGCGGGACGAAGATCGGCTTTTCCTACTGCAGCGCGGGCGGCGAGCGGGAGGTGGTTTTGGAGCCCTGCCTCATCGTGTTCCAGTGGTCGAACTGGTACGTGCTGGGGTACGACGGGGCGCGGGCGGCCTTCCGGCTGTTCAAGCTCAACCGGCTCTGGGGCCTGCGCAGCACGCAGGAGCCCTTTGAGGCGCGAGAAATCCCAGAAGAGGCGCTGGACTTTCACGGGCGCTTCTCCGAGAAAATCCGGGCGGTGATCCTGTTCGACGGGCGGGTAAAATACCGCCTCGTCGAGGAGTACGGCCCGGACTGCTATGAGACCCTGCCGGACGGGCGGCTGCGCGTCGCTCTCCCCTTTACGGACCGGGAGTACCTCATAACGTGGGTGCTGGGCTTCGGGGACCGGGCCGAGCTTCTGGAGCCGCGGGCGCTGCGGGGGGAGCTGCGGGCGCGGCTGGAAAAGAGTTTGAACTTTTACGCCGAATGA